From the genome of Agelaius phoeniceus isolate bAgePho1 chromosome 24, bAgePho1.hap1, whole genome shotgun sequence:
aGTTCAGCAACAACACGTTAGCCACAGGTTGGGGCTGGCTGAACCACGTGGGAGCAGCTTTGGCAGTcctggcagggatgggctgcagctctgcctgatgCTATCACAGGGAGCAGATCCAAAACCACAATCACTACCTGTCTTCAGGTCTGGCTGACACTACAGCAACTCCAACATCTTACACACACTCTCCCTGCAGCATTCAGCAGTGGAGACCCATCAGCACCAGCAGTGCAAGGCAAGATAAGGCAGGAGGAACACAAATGACCAGAACCTCATGGGGCAGCAGTCAGAGATTCGGGGAAACGCACACGATGGGAGCAGGCACGAGCTTCCTGCCTCCTCCCCTCCACCAGAGTGTGCAGCCTCAGCGCTGCCTCACACCCCAGGTCCCTCTCAGGGCCCATGGGCAGCGATTTGAAAGTGAGTGGCCTCCACCCCAGAGGCACCACCGAGGTCagctggtgctggcagagcccgGCACAGCCTCTCACGTTACCGGCCTGAGGCAGCACCgccacagcacaggcagcgTGTCATAAATCCCAGCTGCACACCCAAATCTGAAATGGCACATTCCCTGCGCAGACACTCTGCAAGAGACGAGTTAATCAGTTTAAGTGAGGCTTTACCTCTGTCATCTTGCTGGGATTGGATTTATGAGCGTTCAGCCTTACATCCCAGACAATGAATTAAGCGCCTGGCACTCGCCACGTCCATTAGCAGCACAGATTAATCCACTGCTGACCCATTCTGCCCCACTCTTAAAACAAACTGATTGGATTTTGCTGCCTTTTGATTGTCTGgttggtggcagctctgctggctggcaGGCACCAGACACGGGTTCTTCTGGAGGTGACTCAGACAGGGATGCAGGCACCATGGATTCATTGTGCACAGTGCCAGAGGGTAGAACCTTCCTGTGGAGCAGGGAACCCCAGGCAGGAGTGCTGGATACCACCTGCAGCCATCCATCAAGCCAACTCCTGGGCCCATCAAATATTCCTGAGCATGGCACAGATGGAGGGCACgcagagaaaataaatgagGGGAAGGAATGAAGAGCGTGGCTCTGATGAGAgcctcctgtcccctctcccagaAAGCCACGGCCTTGGTGTGTGGAGGAGACTGCAAAGTCAGATTATTTCCACTtgccttgcccagctcctcttatcaccacagccaccagcagctccctctgtTATCTCAGACCTGTGCCCACAGCGTCCCTTGGACACctcacagctccctgcccaaCCCCAAACTGCAGCACCCAGAATTCACTGCCCAAACCAGCAGAGAACAAGGCTGGGATTAACCCTCCTCCACATACTCAGTGGTTTACTCCACCCTGCATGACCCTTACAATGAAATTCATCCTCTCTAGTGCCAACACAGCACCTTCAATGCAACATTTACCTTGGCTGAGGAAAAAGGGTAGAAAACAGCCAAGTTTGGTAAATGTAAAACTGCCTATTTGTGATTTAACAATGCAAAATCCTTCCACACAAGGAGCTGCCTCTCTGATAACTTGGATATTTTAAGTTTCTCATAGaatcactgaggctggaaaagctttCCAAGATCATCAGATGCAATCCCCatcttgtccccagcccagagcactgagtgccatgtccaggctttccttggacacctcGAGGAATGGgaaccccaaacctccctgggcagcccctgccaaggcctgaccaCCTTTCTCCTGTTGTCCAACGTGTTCTCCCCACTGAAGGTCCTCAAAACACCTCACAAACACCAGGcaggaagagaagagagaggagTGACAAATAACAGCCTGGCAAGCACGGCACGACGCGGCTCAGGATGATGCACGGGTGGCAGATGGATGAGCAGAAGGAAGCAGAGGTGGCTACAAAAGCGCAGCGCTGCTCCCCTcgcctggggctggcagcacccaaaccccacacaggtcagctgggctggaaaaaCTCAAACAAGGGAGCTCCTGAccaaaaacacacagagaaGTGACCCCTCGCTACCCTAAACCAGACCCGGAACTGCAGGTCACCATGACACAAGGGACAAAGGTGACAGTGAGGAGTTTATGCTCCAGTTCATGCCTGGAGGTGTCGAAGCCACAGCAGAGTCCCCCGTGCAGGGGTTGTCCCCAGACCTGGGAACTCACTGGTGCCTGTGACAGCCACGGGAGGATTGCTGGGAACCTTTGTGTGAGGTGGGTTCTCCTTTTACAACTGCCCAAAATCAagagtttttttcctaaaagagAATTCACCCTACCTGGatttcctgcccctgctctgagACTGTTTCCCTGTCACCACCAACCTCCCATTCCAGAAAACAAGGCTCTCCCACGGCAGAGAGAAAGCCAAACATCGGGAACCTGCTGGGTGAGGGACACcacagccccggggctgcccctgcaccaGCTCTTCCAGCGCTGACTAATCCTACCTTGGCTGGAAAAACACTTTGTTAATTTAGACTGGGAAAAGGCTCGGGAAGCAAAAGCCACCACCGCCAAACTCCACAAACTCTGCCAGGCACGGCCGGCGCCGAGGAAAGGAGCCGACACCGCCCTGCCCAGGACAAACGGGGAGGAACGGCCAAACACGCGGGACTGAACCCAAAACATGAGCAAAGCCCAGACAGATGGCCCAGAGCCGCCCCCACACGCTGCCTCCCCCGTGTTCTGGCACACGAGCGAGCCCTGGATCCGGGCTGGAGGGGGATATTTGCTGGGAAAACCACACGGACGTGCCTGTTCGGTCCCCACACCTGTgtggaaaaaagggaggaaaagacTCAATGCGCCCTTTCCGCCCCAGATCTGGCAGGGGTTCGATGGGATAAATAAACCCTTTCCCGAACATTTCAGCCCCATTTCCCGGGCTTCGAGGATACCACGGGCCCCCACCTCCCCCGCGGGCTGACTCCTGTTCCCCTCGCTCCAATTCCTGCCCCGTTGAAGCATCAAATTCCTCCGAAACCTCAacataaaacaaaccaaaacaaacccacattATCTTCTCTCCTTCAGCTGCGCGGCGGGCGCGGACCGAGCCTTTCGCGGAGGGGCCACCCTCAGGCACCGGGGGTTCGGAGCCCTCTCCCGAGCGGATTTTGATGGAAAAGCGAGGTTTGAttctccccaaaccccaaaggtCCGCGACGGGAGGGACCGGGAGGGACCCACCGccccaaacaaccccaaactcCGGATGGCCGGGGCGGATCCCGGATGGACCCGGCCGCTCCCAGCCCGGGAGACCCCGACCCTGAGGGAGAAGGGGCACGGCCGCTCCCAGCCCGGGGGCACCGGCCGGGCCCTCCGCGGCGCTCGGGGCGGGGGCAGGCCCTGACCTGGCTCTCGGCCGCCGGGATGCCGGACTCCAGCTCGCAAAGGGCGCGGAAGTTCTGCAGCTCGAAGTCGGCGTCCACCTGCAGGTTGAAGGTGATCTCGGAGCGGTCGCGGCGCAGGCAGAACACGGTGAGCAGCATGGCCGCCCCCGCCCGGACCCGcacccgccgccgccaccgccgtcAAGCGCCGCCGTCGCAaagcgcccgccccgccggtcAGGCGCCCACGTCAATCGGAGCCGTTCGGCCAATCAGAGAGCGCCGAGCTGGAGGCCCCGCCCCTTCCCCGCGCCGGCACGGGGGAGGGGCCGGAGGGGCCCGGGTGTCACCGCcggtccccgtgtcccctctgtgtccccagggcaccGCCGATCCCTGTGTACCCAGGGCTCCTCTGGGCTCCCCGTGTCCCCGGGTGTCACTACTCACTGGCGGTACCGATGTCCCCAGATGTCCTCCAGCCTTTCCAGTCTCCCCAGGGATCCCTGTACCCCTGGCGGTCCCTACTGTCCCCAGGTGACCCCCGAGATGTGCCccgccctgggtgtccctgtgcccctggcgGTCCCTGTGCCCCACCTGCTGCCCCCAGGGCCCCTTCACCTTCATCCTTTCATTCACTGGTTCCTCTGACCCCATCACTCCCACTGTCATTTCCCCACCATCCGTCCCAAAACAGCCCAGGTGCACCCCAAGAGCCACTCACTCCAtctcacagctctgccctcccgTCAGCTCCTCCACTTCACTCTGGTTTTCTTGGGATCACATCTTCcagctgttttttttccccctagacCCCTCAGTGTGCATTTGGGGGGAATCCCTGGCCTTTGCTGAGCCTTTGGTGTGTCCCTCAGCTCACCTGTTTGCATTATGGGGCACAGAAGGGGTTTTGACATGCCCTGTCCTCTTCCACGTGCCTTTGGTGACACCCCAGACCCTTTGTTGTGCTTTTGGGGTGTCCCAAGTCCCGGTGTGTGCCCCAGACTCCCCCTTTTGCCTCTCAGCACTCTCCAGCCTCCTTCCCACCCTGGGGAACACCTGGAGCAGGCGAGGTGGGGACGCAGCCCTCAGTTCTGAGATTGCATCCAAATGCCCCAAGCCATGAACTCACCTCACTCCCAGCCAGGGTGAGAGGAACGAGACTTTATTTTGAACTGGGAGTTAATCTGCAATCGAAATCATTCCAGCCCAACCCCAATCCATCCAAATCATTCCAGCTCAACCCCAATCCATCCAAATCATTCCAgcccaaccccaaccccaatcATTCCAACAGTGGAGTGAGCAAACATTGCGACTCATCAGTAAAAACTGGAAGCATCCTGGTCCCGGGTTTGCAGACACTTTGGTAACAGATTCGCCCCCCAAAATTAAATTGTCATTCTCAATAACCCCCTCGATAACAGgtgtaaaaacaaaaaagaccaaacacagccccacagtGCATCCAGCACCCACCAGTCCTGACACGGATACACGGAGGCTCTGACACTGCCCGGCCCTCCTGGCACCAGGAAAAGGCTCCCACAGGGAGCTCAGTCggatttctccttctccttcatgTGCAGGAACACAATGCTGAACATGAAGAGGCCGACCATCATGGAGAAGGCGCCGGCGTAGTAGGGATACGCCGAGGGGATGAAGCGCTCGTACTGCGTGTGCTGGAGGGGACGCACGGACACCTGGACGGGGACAGAGCAGCCCTTGCAGTCCAGGGCAGCCTTTGCTGCCAGGACAGGGGGGATTCACACCCCCACACTTACCTGTGTGGAGGAGTAGAGGTGGGTGTATCCCAGCCGGTTGTAATCCACTTTGAACTGGAACACGCCATAAACATCCGGCAGCTTGAACTGCACGCTGTATTTGCCACCTGAGGGAGAGACAggggtgacactgaggggacacgaGAAGCTGTGAAAGGTGAAAACACTCCCagtgtggggccagggcagcaacagggacaccctgctcctcctgagGGGGACCTGCTATTCCTCTAGAGGGGAAGCTCCCACTCCTCCTGACAGGGATCCACTGTTCCTCTAGAGGGGAAGCTCCCATTCCTCCTGATGGGGACCTGCAGTTCCTCTAGAGGGGAAGCTTCCACTCCTCCTGACGGGGATCCACTGTTCCTCTAGAGGGGAAGCTCCCACTCCTCCTAACAGGGACCTGCAGTTCCTCTAGAGGGGAAGCTCCCACTCCTCCTGACAGGGATCCACTGTTCCTCTAGAGGGGaagctccctctcctcctgaCAGGGATCCACTGTTCCTCTAGAGGGGaagctccctctcctcctgaCAGGGACCTGTTGTTCCTCTAGAGGGGAAGCTCCCACTCCTCCTGACAGGGACCTGTTGTTCCTCTAGAGGGGaagctccctctcctcctgaCAGGGACCTACCATTCCTCTTGAGGAAGGTGCGCACGAAGGGGTCGATGCGCACAAACTCCAGCTGGATGTCGTCCCCATCGAAGGGCACCCACTTGCCGTCAGCGAGCTTCTCGATCACGATGCTGTACTCCTGGGACAAATTAACCAGCCATGCCTGAAAACCAGCGCCAGCCCACTCCgagccccagcgctgcccagctcctcccccCGGCgtgcccgccccgcccggccggcAGCCTCACCACGAGGTCGGTGACGGTGTAGGCGTTGGGCGGCGCCCGCTCCCCGACGCGGTGGTGGGACACGGCGCCCACGCGCAGAACGCCCTCCTCCTTGAACACCCAGCGGGACAGCGCCACGGCCAGCTCGTAGTTACCTGTCTGGGAGTACCTGTGCAACAAGGGAGGCTGAGGCAGCCGAGAAAATACCCCATGGCTGTGggtgccatgggacagagaaACAGCCAGCGTTTCTCACAGCGGCTTGTGAGGAGTTTTAGGGAGCTAGAAAGATGTGAGAACTTGTTGACTATAAACAAATTGCAGGTAGtgtttttctactttatttttcCGTTCCTTGCAAGGGCAGTGCATGAGAAAGATGTTTCTGTTAGTTAGCCAATAGAATAGAATCTATCGTACCACTCTATAAAAACCTCATGGTTCTTTCGAATAAATCCTTCTTTGCCTTTTCTACGATCCTGCCTCTCGCCTGTTCCTGCCCTGACCCCAGTGCAAGAGTGATACATGGCctaaacccaaaccaaacagagGTGAAAGCAACACAAACTGAGCTGAGGTTAAAGGAAGGAGCTGCTTTCCAAAGCGCTTTGTTCTGCCACGGTAAAGGATGCGTCACCCCAATTCAATTCAAGCTTTCTGCTccttcccaaaacacaaacatttGTTGCCCGTTTCCCAGGAGTCCTGTCCTCCAAGGGCTCCCCAAACACTCCTCAGCCAGGGAAGCCAACTCACCTCTTGGAGCCGGGGGTCGCTTTCTGCACGGCAGAATTGAAGAAGGCGTCGCTGAAGAAGTCGAGGGAGCCGCTGAAGACGACGCGGGCGTTGTTGCGCGCCTGCAGCCCCGCGATCAGCAGCGTGTTCTTGCCCACGGCGTGCGGGTACTGCGGGGCAAACGGGCACAGTTTGCTGTGGGGTGGGAcaggctggctgcagcagcaccagctgcagtTAAGGAGTAACCACGAAGCTCAGAAAAAACAGGAAGAGGATTCTGCTAGCACTCCAGCTGGGATGGAATGGGAGAGATGCTTTGATCTAGGCTGGCCTCTCCTCCAGAGCCTGGAGGACACGTGTCCCTCGCACTGAAAAGCTCCTCAGAAAGCAGAGGAAGGCAACATCAGgaagtgtcacagacatcttttatgaaaaatcctttccttaggatttttgctcctgagaagctgagaggcctcaggaacaaaatgtaaccaatggttatctgctgctgtggaatgcaacaggtgcagctgggattgggctcatgtggttgtttctaattaatggccaatcacagtcagctggctcagactctctgtccgagccacaagcctttgttatcattctttcctattctattcttagccagccttctgatgaaatcctttcttctattcttttggtatagttttaatacaatatatatcataaaataataaatcaagccttctgaaacatggagtcagatcctcatctcttccctcaccctaaaacccctgtgaacaccatcacagggAAGCAGCCAAGAGCCCAATCAAAGTCAATCACTAGATCAAACACTCCAGGATTTTCCCAAGCAGCTGAAGTTAGAGGGACTGAattgcaggagcacagctcaaaacaggagagaaaggaggggAGCATACCTGAGTGATGGGCTTATCTGGGAAGAAGGAGTAGGAAGTGGAAGAGCCAGTGAGGATATCCAGCACCAGTGGGTTGTCAGGATCAGCCACCATCCTTGCAGGGAAAGCCACAGTGAGCAGCACAAACACCCCCAGGGTCCCCACACCCAGAGGAATGTGGGGCCACCTGCTCAACCCCATGGACCTTCTCACCCTTCTACCTGCTGAGAAACTAAATATTTCTTCCACTATTTTATTAGGAACCATTCCTAAGTCAATACCTAAACTACTTTGGAGGATTTCCTTCTACTTTTGTTTGAAATCAAGAGAGATTTGTTAAGCTCACGTTAAGAGCCCCAGGGGCTGACCCCATGCTCACCTCGCAGCAACACCCCAGGTTCAactgctcttccctcacctcACCCCTGCTGCTCACCCAACTCCTCGGAACAGGATGGGGTTCAGGGCTGCCTTCCCCACAATGGTGGGGGCCTTCAGGAGGTTTTCAGTGTCAGCCACGATCAGGGTGTGCTGGGGAAACAAGAGAGATCCATGTGAGGTGAGTCGGGATCTAATGACAAACAGCAACTTCTCAGttaaaagtttattttacaGACAATTACAACTGTTCAGTGAACGCTGTGGTtcaattaaaaagcaaaacagcagTATTTCTGTGTTTATGATCACATTAGGTTAACACTGATCTTCAAGGAAATACAAACTGCCACTTGATAAAGACAGCAACACCTACAGTGTTTTATTTCCCTGCAATTAGCAACCTTCATCCTCAAACCAGGACAACATGCATGTATGTACTGCTTCAACAGTTTACCTTAAACAAAAATTACCAGAGTAGATTTAGCTCAGACTTTAATATATGTTTTAACTTTAAAATGCTGGATTACACCAGGCAGACAAAATTGTAGAAATTTGTGTGTTTCTATAGTGATCTGAAAATCTGGGACTGAAATTCTCCCTTCCCACACCTGAAGTGTTGCACTCAGCGTCTGACACGCTTCACCCTCAGGTGAAATTCCCCCCCAAGCTTCAGAGGGATCCAGAACCAGGATTAATCACTGCCTGCACACAGTGACCATCTGAAACCAGAGCCTGAAGCACCctgacagcagcagaactgaATGCTGCAACAGGGATTATTTCCCACTTTCCTGGGAGGAGCCAGGGAGAGAAGGGATAGAGGAAAAACGGGAGCACAAGGACAGAGGATTCACCCCTCGAGCTCtgcacccagcccagcagccagaAGGAGCAGGCAAGGCCCTTACCTGCCCGGGGTCAGAGATGTCATAGTTGTGGTGGTCGATGACCGCTGTCCTCTCCTCATCGAACTCGATGCCACACTCGCTTCCCAGCTCTCGCAGGGGGTCACCTGCAGGGACAATGGATCCTCTGGCACACCACACAGGAACTCAGCTCTAAATTCAGCTGAGAGTCACATGTTCAACGCTCTATAAGCCAAACCCCAGGGAACAACACGACCTCCTCACTGAGCTCCCACTGAACATGGTACTAAAGGCATGAATCAGCCATTTCCTCCCCGAGCAAGCCCTGAGGTgccaaggagcagctgcctttgctgcagTGAATGAATtctctgcagggacacctgcacTCACCGATGTCCGAGCTGGCGGCGACGAGGACGCTGCCGCCGCCGTCAATGAACGCGGTGATGGTCTCCACATTGATGTTCCCACCAAAGtctgaaagaaaacagcaggaatccatggctggagctcagaaataccccccccccccccagcagAATTAAACCACAGCAAATCACCAAATCAATGAAAGAACCACCAATAAAGGCTTGGACAGAGCTGCAGTTTGCTACTGAGTACATCCAAAGCGTAGAACTTCACTAAAattcacagagcagctggaaatgcCCTTCCAAAGATGTCATCAAGCTCCACAGGTTTCCCCTCCACGTTTACCTTCTATGGATGGGGAGAAGATGATGAGGTTGTCATACAGGAACTCCCCATACTTTATCAGGGACAGGCCGGCATCATCCGCTGTCCGGAAGGTGAGGTCGAAGCCCCTGTCTGCAGCCAGGACACAAAAGGGACAACTTCTGCACGCCATGAAAGCACACATGGAGCAGCAcaactgcagcaggagccagagctTTGTTTCCCCAGTGAAGGAGCAGTTTGGAAACACTGCCTTTTAAGAGCAGCACCTGAGAGTTCCAAATAAACCCAGGGAGTGGATCCCCTGAAGAGCCCTGATGTCAAAGGATGCCTCACTCTCACCCATCAAACAGGGACTGAGGCTGCAGGGCACCtaaacacaggcacagctgagaAAACCCCCATTTCCTGCCTCATTCTGACCAGAAGATCCCAAACACTCatcccctcctcctccagggAACCCCAATCTTCTCcctctgcctggccaggggacCCCCAACACCTCCCCCAATACCATGGAGCCCCTATTTCCTCCCTTGGCTTGGGGTCTCCTTCTCACTCAGCCTGCCCAGGGAACTCCAACAGCACCCCCCTTGCAATCTCCTCCTtcagcctgacatggggacacaaATCTTTTTCATTCTGACCAGAAGAACCCAAACAACCCCTTCTCCCCAGCAACACCAGTCTCCTATTCTGCCTGACCAGGGGATCCCGATCTCCTCCCCCATTCTGACATGGGGAGCCCAATCTCCTCTCTCACCCAGGCACAGCGTCCCCATCACCTCCCACAGACTGACCAGGAGACCTCAAATACTCCATTCTCCCTCAGGGGACCCCAATCTGCTTCCTCAGCCGGACAGGGGACCCCAATCTCCTCCTCCGCTCTGACATGGGAATCCCAAACACCCCCTTTTTCCGCCTGGAAACTccaatttcctccctttgcAGCATCCCAAATCTTCTCCCTTATCCTGAACAGTGAACTCCA
Proteins encoded in this window:
- the DDOST gene encoding dolichyl-diphosphooligosaccharide--protein glycosyltransferase 48 kDa subunit codes for the protein MAAAAVVVCGLLAVLAAGAEGGPRTLVLLENGNLRDTHSMFFRSLADRGFDLTFRTADDAGLSLIKYGEFLYDNLIIFSPSIEDFGGNINVETITAFIDGGGSVLVAASSDIGDPLRELGSECGIEFDEERTAVIDHHNYDISDPGQHTLIVADTENLLKAPTIVGKAALNPILFRGVGMVADPDNPLVLDILTGSSTSYSFFPDKPITQYPHAVGKNTLLIAGLQARNNARVVFSGSLDFFSDAFFNSAVQKATPGSKRYSQTGNYELAVALSRWVFKEEGVLRVGAVSHHRVGERAPPNAYTVTDLVEYSIVIEKLADGKWVPFDGDDIQLEFVRIDPFVRTFLKRNGGKYSVQFKLPDVYGVFQFKVDYNRLGYTHLYSSTQVSVRPLQHTQYERFIPSAYPYYAGAFSMMVGLFMFSIVFLHMKEKEKSD